The segment AACCCGACGTGTGGCATCAAAATCTTTATGGGTTCGATGCACGGTCAGCTATTAGTGGATGCAGATTCAGCACTGGAGGCTATTTTTTCAAAGGGTCGCCGCTTAATCGCCGTCCACGCTGAAGACCAAGCTAGAATTACCCAGCGTCGAGAGGAGTTTGCTGGCATTCACGATGTTGCTGTTCACTCGCAAATTCAGGATAACCAAGCTGCACTTAATGCTACCCAACTGGCGCTAAAACTCTCTAAAAAATATCAGCGTCGCTTGCATATTCTTCATATGTCTACTGGTGAAGAAGCTGAATTTCTCCGGGTGGATAAACCGAGTTGGGTTACTGCTGAGGTGACGCCGCAACACTTGCTTCTCAATACGAGTGCTTATGAGAAGATTGGCACTTTGGCGCAAATGAATCCGCCACTGCGATCGCCCCGCGATAATGAAGTCCTCTGGCAAGCTCTTCTCGATGGTGTTATTGATTTTATCGCTACAGATCACGCTCCTCATACTTTAGAAGAAAAAGCCCAACAATACCCCAATTCTCCTTCTGGTATGCCCGGAGTTGAGACTTCTCTGCCTTTAATGTTAACTCAAGCTATGCACGGTCGCTGTACTGTTGCTCAAGTTTCTAATTGGATGTCTGCGGCTGTGGCTAAGGCGTATGCTATTCCTAAAAAGGGCGCGATCGCTCCCGGCTACGATGCCGATTTAGTCTTGGTCGATTTAAACAATTATCGACCCGTCCTGCGCGAAGAAGTTTTAACAAAATGCGGCTGGAATCCCTTTGAGGGCTGGGATTTGACTGGATGGCCTGTTATTACCATTGTCGGCGGTCAAGTTGTTTATGAAAGAGGTAAACTCTACACCGAAGTAAGAGGTGAAGCTCTTACTTTCGAGCCTAATAATTGAGCGTAAATCAGGCAAAATTAATTCTATTTTTGCCTGATTTTTATTTGAAAATCCCCTTGACAAGTTGGGGTAATTATTGTTTAATAGTAATGTGATTGACAGGGTAGGCATGATGCCTACCCTGTTGCTTTTTTTAGGTTAAAATTTTGGATGAATTTTGACAAACGATTAAAGTTAGGTT is part of the Microcoleus sp. FACHB-831 genome and harbors:
- a CDS encoding dihydroorotase is translated as MSSAPCILIRGARILLPGGEFLVGDVLTEGREIVQVAPEIPASDTCKEIDAAGLTLLPGAIDPQVHFREPGLEHKEDLFTASCACAKGGVTSFLEMPNTRPLTTTQAALDDKLLRASQKCLVNYGFFIGATPENLPDLLEANPTCGIKIFMGSMHGQLLVDADSALEAIFSKGRRLIAVHAEDQARITQRREEFAGIHDVAVHSQIQDNQAALNATQLALKLSKKYQRRLHILHMSTGEEAEFLRVDKPSWVTAEVTPQHLLLNTSAYEKIGTLAQMNPPLRSPRDNEVLWQALLDGVIDFIATDHAPHTLEEKAQQYPNSPSGMPGVETSLPLMLTQAMHGRCTVAQVSNWMSAAVAKAYAIPKKGAIAPGYDADLVLVDLNNYRPVLREEVLTKCGWNPFEGWDLTGWPVITIVGGQVVYERGKLYTEVRGEALTFEPNN